The Legionella cincinnatiensis genome includes a region encoding these proteins:
- a CDS encoding cellulose biosynthesis cyclic di-GMP-binding regulatory protein BcsB yields MNIRNMRKRNRDSNARHFFSLIGSKTILYTISFFLLSWLLALHNAISAENPTSPVATSNTRNFKLNKLIKVETVVMQGNRPSFNFYIPIPKSWQVNNLDLNLILQYSPLLENTSTLTMSVGDVPIDSIFLTKDKQQPIHWNVTIPKEYISPKVTTINLNGWFKIGDKICQDTENKGNWVAISGNSDIVYHYMKSDWQPALLNFPQPFIHLDAPYQDVVTLVLPNHLTDTSFFPYFDFANILAQKASWRGVSFDLIHINELGQKTLTHPAVLAATADNVNFTTIGQPSLLRLKNQQWVNLDGSVLPENSGFIWLTQYQQQPLLVISSNSTEGLNNTIRTLRSGLMQKMVNEPSFFLVKNKIDLPENFENRSAITFQDLGYKDNMVFGVGQNALSYQFNLPAQFFGKNNSLNLVYSHSPFLEKIKLSSLSVNLNGVPIGGVELVPDSEDIKTLKLPLPANNLVVGKNNLTINFVLSLASSWCSKDYLDQAWGIIYQNSNLEFSSEDEDILDKPQLKDWPSLMTGNVFVSLPSEEEAYNNEKLVNNLINFSSNLKNNTSLALLNHSKFEKSKIASYNTLFFTTAKSHSLFIEHLKKLFKNFLVSLKNTKDPVLTDIDKSVFENAFLKSQGIGFARIWGEEADSNIHQMILYGYSPADLNFAVRLLDNGFKRESLSGDLAVSFQNGSFTSLSPEDIQSQTESEATMKKVTQVTSHVVLYVLILFLALIIIGLILRIFRKKSDD; encoded by the coding sequence ATGAACATTAGAAATATGCGAAAACGAAATAGGGATAGTAATGCTCGTCATTTTTTCAGCTTGATTGGTTCTAAGACGATTTTATATACAATTAGCTTTTTTTTGCTTTCATGGCTATTAGCATTACATAATGCTATATCAGCTGAAAATCCAACTTCTCCTGTAGCTACAAGTAACACAAGAAACTTTAAACTCAATAAGCTTATAAAAGTTGAAACAGTAGTGATGCAGGGTAACAGGCCATCTTTTAATTTTTATATACCTATTCCTAAAAGCTGGCAAGTGAACAACCTTGATTTAAATTTAATACTACAATACTCTCCTTTACTTGAAAATACCTCAACTTTAACTATGAGTGTGGGTGATGTTCCCATTGATTCTATATTTCTCACTAAAGATAAACAGCAACCGATTCACTGGAATGTAACTATACCTAAAGAATATATTTCGCCTAAAGTAACTACAATTAATTTGAATGGATGGTTTAAAATAGGTGATAAAATCTGTCAAGATACTGAAAATAAAGGAAACTGGGTTGCAATTTCGGGAAACTCAGACATTGTCTATCATTATATGAAATCAGATTGGCAGCCTGCGCTACTCAATTTCCCCCAACCTTTTATCCACCTAGATGCTCCATACCAAGATGTAGTTACTCTGGTATTGCCAAATCACTTGACTGATACGTCATTCTTTCCTTATTTTGATTTTGCAAATATCCTTGCCCAAAAAGCGAGTTGGCGTGGAGTGAGCTTTGATTTAATACATATAAACGAGCTGGGGCAAAAAACACTTACACATCCTGCCGTACTTGCTGCTACAGCCGATAATGTGAATTTTACGACTATTGGACAACCTAGTTTATTACGATTAAAAAATCAACAATGGGTGAATTTAGATGGAAGTGTGTTGCCAGAAAATAGTGGTTTTATCTGGTTAACTCAATATCAACAACAACCACTATTAGTTATTTCTTCAAATTCTACAGAGGGCTTAAATAACACCATCCGTACACTCCGTTCTGGTTTGATGCAAAAGATGGTAAATGAACCATCATTTTTTTTGGTTAAGAATAAAATAGATCTCCCTGAGAATTTTGAAAATCGATCTGCAATTACTTTTCAAGATTTAGGTTATAAGGATAATATGGTTTTTGGAGTAGGGCAAAATGCATTATCTTACCAATTTAATCTTCCAGCCCAGTTTTTTGGAAAAAATAACTCATTAAATCTTGTATATAGCCATAGTCCATTTCTTGAAAAAATAAAATTGTCTAGTCTGAGTGTTAACTTAAATGGAGTACCTATTGGTGGAGTAGAGTTGGTTCCAGATTCGGAAGACATTAAAACTCTGAAACTTCCACTTCCGGCCAATAATTTAGTTGTAGGAAAAAATAACTTAACAATTAACTTTGTTTTGTCTTTAGCCAGTTCATGGTGTTCTAAAGATTATCTGGATCAAGCTTGGGGAATTATTTATCAGAACAGCAATTTAGAATTCAGCAGTGAGGATGAAGATATATTAGATAAGCCGCAACTCAAAGATTGGCCCTCTTTGATGACGGGAAATGTATTTGTATCACTGCCCTCTGAAGAAGAAGCCTATAACAATGAAAAATTGGTCAATAACTTAATAAATTTTTCATCCAATTTGAAAAATAATACTTCCCTTGCACTGCTAAATCACTCCAAATTTGAAAAATCAAAGATCGCTTCTTACAATACTCTGTTTTTTACAACCGCAAAGAGTCATTCATTATTTATTGAGCATCTGAAAAAACTGTTCAAGAACTTCCTGGTTTCTTTGAAAAATACTAAAGATCCAGTGCTTACTGATATAGATAAATCTGTTTTTGAAAATGCATTTTTAAAAAGTCAGGGAATAGGTTTTGCAAGGATTTGGGGAGAGGAAGCAGATTCAAACATACATCAGATGATCCTTTATGGTTATTCCCCCGCGGATCTGAATTTTGCCGTGCGTCTTTTGGATAATGGGTTTAAACGAGAATCACTTTCAGGGGATCTTGCAGTATCATTTCAAAATGGAAGCTTTACTAGTTTGTCACCCGAAGACATTCAAAGCCAAACAGAATCTGAAGCAACCATGAAAAAGGTAACTCAGGTTACTTCACATGTGGTTTTATACGTGCTAATTTTGTTTCTTGCCTTAATTATTATCGGCCTTATTTTGAGAATATTCCGAAAAAAATCAGACGATTAA